Proteins from one Bacteroides zhangwenhongii genomic window:
- a CDS encoding BACON domain-containing protein, which produces MRNNYIVFISSIVYVLLVLIGCGDDNPVNNSREEESHDVETILKPLGESEGYFEKGICFTSNNEEKTLTFDTNKKWNIAIPTNIEWCTVSSNNGVAGTVSLTIKVTENTFYDERNAVLTLKVGEIEKRIRVTQKQQDALLVSSNIFELDKSHHTIDVEVKANVEYKVIIPPTSQKWITQVTKSRSLENITLSFNITSSDEYDKREGEIIFQSKDISEVVHIYQAGEGVLMLTKNEYPVSDKGTVVTVEVNSNFSFDVQMPNVSWVKEMVETRGVSSSTLYYTISPNETYESREAEIIFYDKNSSIKETMKIIQAQKDAIIVSQKEYDIPVNGKVIEIELNANVEYQVTVLDEYDWIKPVDNFQIKGLANNKLYFQIEENTLSKRRKGIITIESVSKAISEDIIINQGRVKDKDAIELHVETAGTLNKLIAPSKKYQITNLILTGNLNGTDIQYLREMAGERSSQGMLQKLDLSEVNIISGSGTYGDGEHAFESVIGVRMFSYCNALVSIILPDNTTSIEQGAFFNAKNLKTIDIPNKVSYIGEGAFYECVSLQSITIPDNVTTILRWTFRDCI; this is translated from the coding sequence ATGAGAAATAATTATATTGTATTTATTAGTAGCATTGTATATGTGCTTCTTGTATTGATAGGTTGTGGAGATGATAATCCTGTCAACAATTCAAGAGAGGAAGAAAGCCATGATGTTGAGACTATATTAAAACCTTTGGGAGAAAGTGAAGGGTATTTTGAAAAAGGAATCTGTTTTACCTCAAATAATGAGGAGAAAACTTTAACTTTCGATACTAACAAGAAATGGAATATTGCTATACCAACTAATATAGAATGGTGTACTGTTTCGTCTAATAATGGAGTAGCAGGTACTGTATCACTGACGATAAAAGTAACAGAGAACACATTTTATGATGAACGTAATGCTGTATTGACGTTGAAAGTCGGAGAAATTGAAAAAAGAATAAGGGTTACTCAAAAACAACAAGATGCACTATTGGTATCATCAAATATTTTTGAACTGGATAAATCTCATCATACAATTGATGTTGAAGTGAAAGCTAATGTTGAATATAAGGTTATCATTCCACCAACATCTCAAAAATGGATTACGCAGGTTACAAAATCTCGCTCGTTGGAAAATATAACTTTGTCATTCAATATTACCTCTAGCGATGAATATGATAAACGTGAAGGTGAAATTATATTTCAAAGCAAAGATATTTCGGAAGTAGTACACATTTATCAAGCAGGTGAAGGAGTATTGATGCTTACTAAAAATGAATATCCTGTTAGTGATAAAGGGACAGTTGTAACCGTTGAAGTGAATAGTAATTTTAGTTTTGATGTCCAAATGCCTAACGTGAGTTGGGTGAAGGAAATGGTGGAAACGCGTGGAGTGTCAAGTTCTACCTTGTATTATACGATTAGTCCCAATGAAACATATGAAAGTAGGGAAGCTGAAATTATTTTCTACGATAAGAATAGTTCAATAAAAGAGACAATGAAAATAATTCAAGCTCAAAAGGATGCAATTATAGTATCTCAAAAAGAATATGATATACCTGTCAACGGGAAAGTCATTGAAATTGAACTTAATGCGAATGTTGAGTATCAAGTTACAGTCTTAGATGAATATGATTGGATAAAACCTGTTGATAATTTTCAGATAAAAGGATTGGCTAATAATAAATTGTATTTTCAGATAGAAGAAAATACGCTTTCAAAAAGAAGAAAAGGGATTATTACAATTGAGTCTGTGAGTAAGGCAATATCAGAAGATATAATTATTAATCAGGGGCGAGTTAAAGATAAAGATGCAATAGAACTGCATGTGGAAACAGCAGGAACATTAAATAAATTGATAGCACCTTCAAAAAAATATCAAATAACCAACTTGATATTAACCGGAAATCTTAACGGTACTGATATTCAATATTTACGTGAAATGGCAGGAGAACGTTCGTCGCAGGGTATGTTGCAAAAATTAGATTTGTCAGAAGTGAATATAATTAGTGGTAGTGGAACTTACGGTGACGGTGAGCATGCGTTCGAAAGTGTAATTGGAGTTCGGATGTTTAGTTATTGTAATGCATTGGTCTCAATAATACTTCCCGATAATACAACTTCTATAGAACAA